The Armatimonadota bacterium region CTGGCACCGATGGCCGACGTGACTAACGGGGCGTACCGCCGCCTGGTCAAGCGCATTGCCGCGCCCGGCCTTGTGGTTACTGAGCTGATCAGTACCATGGCGGTTCACTACCGCAGCCGACGCACCATGACCATGTTCGATGTGACGCCGGATCAGCGTCCGCTCTCCGTTCAACTGTTCGGTTCCGACGTCGATATCATGGCGGAGGCGGCGCGCGTGGCTGCCGGCGAGGGCGCAGATATCATCGATATCAACATGGGATGCTGGGTGCCCAAGGTCTGCAAAACTGGCGGTGGCGCGGCGATGATGCAGGATGAGCCGCAGGCGTGCCGGATCGTTGGGGCCGTGGTACGCGCAACTCCTCTGCCGGTAACGGTGAAAATGCGCGCCGGCTGGCACTACGGGCACCTGGCGACGGCCGGGCTGGCTCGGAAACTGGAGCTGGAGGGCGTAGCCGGATTCGCGCTCCACGGACGATTTGCCAGCCAGGGCCACACCGGCTCGGCGGACTGGAATCTGATCGCCGAGATGAAGCAGGAGCTCACGCGACCGCTCATCGGCAACGGTGATATCCGCTCCCCGGAAGACGCCATCCGGATGCTGAGGCAGACCGGGTGTGACGGCGTGATGGTGGGTCGGGCGGCCATCGGTAATCCGTGGCTGGTGCGAGATGTGGTCGCAGCCGTTCAGGGTAACCGAGCGCCACCGCCACCGGGTTGGCCCGAACGCGTGGCCGCGGCGCTGGAGCATTTGACAGACCTCGCCGCTCAAGCCGGCGAGGATGTGGCCGTCCGTCATCTGCGTGGACAGCTTCCCCAGTATGTCAAGGGCATGTCCGGCGCCAGCAAAGTACGGGACGCGATCGTGCGGTCGAACACCATTGCAGAAGTGCGGCATGTTTTTGCCGAGGCGCTGCAAGGGGCCGGATGAGGCAGGGTGTGCGGGAGCTGCGCCGAGAGGCTGGCGGCAAAGGTGACCTGCCCCAGAGAATAGGACATAGGCGACGTATGGGTCACAGGCTTGATCCGGCCTCTAACGACCAACGCATGATCCGCCGAGCGAGAACCAGGCGG contains the following coding sequences:
- the dusB gene encoding tRNA dihydrouridine synthase DusB, encoding MSALFAPEVELAGAQLDRETNAWPAFTIGGVLISPPVVLAPMADVTNGAYRRLVKRIAAPGLVVTELISTMAVHYRSRRTMTMFDVTPDQRPLSVQLFGSDVDIMAEAARVAAGEGADIIDINMGCWVPKVCKTGGGAAMMQDEPQACRIVGAVVRATPLPVTVKMRAGWHYGHLATAGLARKLELEGVAGFALHGRFASQGHTGSADWNLIAEMKQELTRPLIGNGDIRSPEDAIRMLRQTGCDGVMVGRAAIGNPWLVRDVVAAVQGNRAPPPPGWPERVAAALEHLTDLAAQAGEDVAVRHLRGQLPQYVKGMSGASKVRDAIVRSNTIAEVRHVFAEALQGAG